In Deltaproteobacteria bacterium, the genomic stretch GATCCTGGGTGAATGGTTCGAGGGCGCGCTCCTTCTCTTTCTCTTCACGCTCGGTCACGGGCTCGAAGGCTACGCGATGCGCCGCGCCCGCAACGCCATCGGCGCTCTCGCGAAGCTCGTCCCGGAGACCGCATTGCGCGTCGACGACGACGGTCGCGAGGAAGAGGTGGCGGTAGCCGAGCTCGTGGTGGGCGACCGCATCCTGGTGAAGCCCAACACGCGGATCCCGGCGGACGGGTTCGTCAGCGCGGGTTCGAGCAGCGTGAATCAAGCGCCGATCACGGGAGAGAGCGTCCCCGTAGACAAGCGCCCCGTCGCTGACCCGGAGGCTGTTCTCGTCGCTCCGGAGGCGCTGAGCGCTGAACATCGCGTCTTCGCAGGCACCATCAACGGGGCGGCGGCTCTGACCGTCGTGGTCACGAAGACCGCAAGCGAAAGCACTCTCGCTCGGGTCGTGAAGCTCGTCGCCGAGGCCGAGACGCAGAAGTCGCCGACGCAGCAGTTCACGGATCGCTTCGAGCGCGCTTTCGTCCCCGTCATCCTCGTCGTCGTCGTTGGGCTGCTCTTCGCCTGGGTCGTGATCGACGAGCCGTTCGCGCGGAGCTTCTACCGCGCGATGGCCGTCCTGGTTGCCGCGAGCCCGTGTGCCCTCGCTATCGCGACGCCGAGCGCCGTCCTGTCGGGGGTCGCGCGGGCGGCTCGTGCCGGGGTGCTCGTGAAGGGCGGTGCGCACCTCGAATCGCTCGGCTTGGTCCGTGCGATCGCCTTCGACAAGACCGGGACGCTCACCGAAGGCAAGCCGCGTCTCACCGACGTCGTCGCCTTCGACGGTGCGTCGGAGGACGAGCTCCTCGCGGTCGCGGCGGCTGTCGAGAGGCAGTCCGATCATCCACTGGCGAGCGCAATCGTCGACGGCGTGGGCGCGCGTCGTCCTGGTCTCGCGACGATGGAAGCTGCGAGCGTTGAGGCGGTGATCGGCTACGGAGTTCGCGCGACCGTGGGCGGAGCCGAGGTGACGATCGGCAAGCCAGGCTTGTTCACGCGGGACGGGACGCTGCCGCAAAGCGTGACCGATGCCGTGAGCAAGCTGCAGGGCGACGGTCGTACGGTCATGGTCGTTCGATCGGGCGCCCGTTTCCTCGGCGTCCTCGGCGTGATGGACACTCCGCGCGAGAGCGCTCGCGCAGTGGTCGCCGAGCTGCACGCCCTCGGTATCGAGCAGACGATCATGCTGACCGGGGACAATCAGCGCGTGGCTGACGCCGTCGCCAAGCACGTCGGCATCCGCGTCGCGCGCGGAGACTTGCTACCAGAGGAGAAGGTCACCGCCATCGCCGACCTGGCGAGCTCGAAGAGTCGGGTCGCGATGGTTGGTGACGGCGTGAATGACGCGCCGGCCATGGCCAAGGCGACCGTCGGGATCGCGATGGGCGCGGGAGGCTCCGACGTCGCCCTCGAGACCGCCGACATCGCGCTCATGGCCGACGACCTCCGCGCGCTGCCCTTCGCCGTGGGGCTCAGCCGCGCCGCCCGTAGCATCATCCTGCAGAACCTCTGGGTCAGTCTCGGCATGGTGGCGTTCCTCATCCCTGCGACCATTTTCGGCTTCGCCGGGATGGGCGTCGCGGTCGCCTTGCATGAAGGCTCGACGTTGCTCGTCGTCGCCAACGCGCTCCGGCTGCTGGCGTACCAAGACAGGAGACGAGCGTGAGAGTCATGCTCACAACGAGGCTCGCAGCGCCTCCTGAGCGGGTCTGGGATGAGGTCCAGACCTCGCGCTTGCTCGAGCACGTAGCCGCGCCCTTGGTGAGGTTTCGCGCCACGAACCCGCCAGAGCTCCCCGCGGTCTGGTCGGACGCGACCTACGAGGTGCAAATGCTGGTGTTCGGCTGGCTGCCCGCCGGGCGTCAGCTCATCAGGGTCTCTCGATCGGCCAGCGGTACCGCGCGCGTGCTGCGTGATGACGGCACCGGACAGCTCGCGACGATGTGGGACCACACGATTCGCGTCGAGCCCGGCTTAGGCGGGGGAACGGAGTACACCGACATCGTCGAGGTGCGCGCCGGCGTCTTGACGCCGTTCGTCTGGATCTTCGCGGAAGTGTTCTACCGCCACCGACAGCGGCGTTGGCGCGCGCTCGTGAAGCGAGGATTCGACTATGGAAGCTGACGGGCGAAGCTACTGGGACAAGCACGCGAGGAACTACGACCGATCGATGTCGCTCCTCGGGCGACCGATCCCCCGGATGGTCGAGCTGGCTGGTGAGGCGACGCGCGGTCTGCAGCGTGTGCTGGAGGTGGCGGCCGGCACCGGCCTCGTCACGCCTGCGCTCGCTGCTGGCGCACGAGAGGTGGTCACCACCGACTACTCGGCGGCGATGGTCGCCGCGCTCGAGCAGCGCGTGCGAGACGCCGGAGTGACAAACGTGCGATGTGAGCAGGCCGACCTCTACGCGCTCCGGTTCGACGACGGAACGTTCGATGCGGTCGTCGCGGCGAACGTCCTCCACCTCGTGCCGGACCTCCCGGGCGCCCTGGCTGCGCTGCGCCGTGTGCTGAAGCCGGGCGGGAGAGTCATCGTTCCGACCTTCTGTCACGACGAGACGGCGCTCTCGTGGGTCGTGTCGCGGGCGCTCGCCGTGACTGGCTTCCCCGGGCAGCGGCGCTTCACGACGAAGTCCCTCCGGCAGGCAGTCGAGGCAGCGGGCGTCCGCGTGACAAGGGTTGAGACGCTTCCCGGCCTCATCCCCGTCGGCTACGTCGAGGGGACGTCCGGGGCGGGGTGACCACCGCAACGTTCGCCCGCGTGGCGCAGTGAGGCCGCGGCCCCTCGGAAGTTGCGCCCAGGAGCCAGGGTGTGAGCGCCAGTCGCGCGTGGCCCCCCACTCGCGAGTGGACGCTGCGAATCCCGAGAGCTGTCCAGCGTTGGCGCCTCGAAGGCCGCGAAACGCAGGGCTTTGGCCCTCGGCTGGACGGTGCGATTCTCGGCGGTCTGTCCGCGAAAGAGCCCCAGAGAGCGGTTCGCAAACGGCTCCCCATGCGGAGCCAGTTTACCCCACTGCGAGTCGTCGACGGTGAGAGCCTCCACGGTCCTACCGTCGGGGCTCTCGCCGTTTTGGCCCCGTTTTTCGGGGCTTCCGCGCGATGCGGCGTCGGCGACGAGCGGCCGCGGTGCTCTCGTCGAGAGCGCGCGCGTCTCGTCGAAGACGCACGGCGACGCGCTCTCGGGACCGATCTGGGCCCGCGCGGGCCGAGAGACGCCCCGAGACGCCTCGCGGCGCTCAACACCAAAGAGCACCTGGTTGACTCGGGCGAGTGGGACACCTTGACGGCGACGTGCATCCCATCGTACATCGACGATGAACGTTCGCCGCTTGACGGGAGCCTCGTGAAGAAGACCAAGACCAGAGCGTGCTGCCCTCCGGCCGAGCCGATGCCGCCGGTGCCGAAGGACGAGGACGAGGCCAACGAGCATCTGGCCCGGCTGGCGAAGGCGATCGCACACCCTGTGAGGGTCGCCATCCTCCGCATGCTCGCGCACCAAGAGGGATGCATCGTCGGCGACATCGTCGACGAACTCCCGCTCGCGCAGTCCACCATCTCGCAGCACCTCAAGCAGCTGAAGGACGCGGGGCTCGTCCGCGGTGAGGTGGACGGACCGCGGGTCTGCTACTGCGTCGAGCCGGGCGCCGTCGCGCTCTTCAAGGCCCTGGTCGAGGCCTTGTGATGCGCTGCTCTTCGGTCACCTTCACATCGCACTTCGGCGATGAACGATTGTGGCTCTTCCATGGGAATTTTTGAACGCTTCCTCTCGCTCTGGGTCGCGCTGGCCATCGCCGCTAGCATCGGGCTCGGGCTCGTCGCCCCCGGGCTCTTCGAGGTGGTGTCCCGCCTCGAGTGGGCGCGGGTCAACCTGGTCGTCGCGGTGCTCATCTGGCTGACGATCTACCCGATGATGCTCAAGGTGGAGCCATCGTGCCTCAAGGACGTCGGCAAGAAGCCCAAGGGCCTCGCCCTGACCCTGGTGGTCAACTGGTTGATCAAGCCGTTCACCATAGCGGCCCTGAGCTACGGCAACTTCGCAATCTCCTACGGGCTCGCCCGCGTGCTCAAGCTGCCATTCAACGTCGCGGCACCGGCTGCGATGATCGGCAGGTCGAGTTTTTTCGAGTTGGCCGTCGCGGTCGCGATCAGCCTCTTCGGGCTCGCGTCGGGCGCCGCCCTCACCACCGTCGGGGGCGTGCTCATCGAGGTCCCGGTGATGCTCTCGCTCGTCGCCTTCGCCAACCGTACCAAGGGGCTGGTTCCCGGCTCCGTCATCCGCACCCGCCTGAGAGGACACCATGCCTGGACTTCACTTCGACTCCGTCCTGTTTCTCTGCGTCGCCAACTCGGCGCGCTCCCAGATGGCCGAGGGCCTCGCACGCGACATCTTTGACGACGCCGTACGCGTGCAGTCGGCCGGCTCCTCGCCCTCGCGGATCAACCCCTTCGCGATCCAGGCGATGGCCGAGCTCGGCTTCGACCTCCGGACCCACACCTCGAAGTCGGTGCAGACCATCGACCCTGGGAGCGTCGACCTCGTCATCACGCTCTGCGCCGAGGAGGTCTGCCCCGTGTTTCTCTCGAGCGCGCCGCGCATGCACTGGCCGCTGCAGGAGCCCGACCGCAAGCACGAGGACCTCACCGACGACGAGCGACTGCAGCACTTCCGGGTCGCGCGTGATCAGATCCGCGCCCGCCTCCAGGTGCTCGCCGCGTTGCGAGACGTCCCCGAAGGCCCCGACCCGCAGGAGTTCCACGCGAGCATCCGTGTGCTCGACCTTCCGGCCGCCGCACGCTTCTACACCTGGCTGCTCGGTGTGGCGCCGAAGGAGTGGACCCACCGGTACGTGACCTTCGTCAGCGAAGCGCTGCGGACCAACTTCGTGATCCTGGTCGACGACGGCAAGGAGCTACACCAGGACACGCTCTACCACCTCGGCGTCGACGTCGGGACCCGGGCTGCCGTCATCGACGCGCATCGACGCGCCGAAGTCGCGGGATGGCCGATCCACAAGCCGGCGCGCACCACCTGGCGAGGCACGCCGCTCCACGAGCTGTGGCTGAAGGACCCGGGCGGGAACCTCGTCGAGATCTACGCCCGCCTCACCGACGCCGAGCTCGCCGAGATGCCTGCGGACAAGGAGCCCGCGTTCCTCGTGGGGGGTGCATGAGTCTCCACCGCGCTAATCCGCCAGCTTTGGAGCCCGCCCCCTTTCCTGAGCTCCGCATTCGGCCCGATCCGCCGCGCATCCTGAT encodes the following:
- a CDS encoding class I SAM-dependent methyltransferase, yielding MSLLGRPIPRMVELAGEATRGLQRVLEVAAGTGLVTPALAAGAREVVTTDYSAAMVAALEQRVRDAGVTNVRCEQADLYALRFDDGTFDAVVAANVLHLVPDLPGALAALRRVLKPGGRVIVPTFCHDETALSWVVSRALAVTGFPGQRRFTTKSLRQAVEAAGVRVTRVETLPGLIPVGYVEGTSGAG
- a CDS encoding winged helix-turn-helix transcriptional regulator — translated: MPPVPKDEDEANEHLARLAKAIAHPVRVAILRMLAHQEGCIVGDIVDELPLAQSTISQHLKQLKDAGLVRGEVDGPRVCYCVEPGAVALFKALVEAL
- a CDS encoding heavy metal translocating P-type ATPase, whose protein sequence is MVETLGATRGITKVHVDQDDPAHPKLCLHYEPTSVRLEEIEALVKSTGAELKARYEHLSAPAVGLRHERQARLVEGLLARQPGVLRASVAFGSRRLYVEFDPTKTNREVLLAVAAKAGIVSYVEPASPAAAAAERDEHEHEHGGPFGERSELVFSLACGALTGVAWGLEKAGIASVITTSLFVAAYVLGAWFTAKEVAVALRARKFEIDFLMLLAAIGAAILGEWFEGALLLFLFTLGHGLEGYAMRRARNAIGALAKLVPETALRVDDDGREEEVAVAELVVGDRILVKPNTRIPADGFVSAGSSSVNQAPITGESVPVDKRPVADPEAVLVAPEALSAEHRVFAGTINGAAALTVVVTKTASESTLARVVKLVAEAETQKSPTQQFTDRFERAFVPVILVVVVGLLFAWVVIDEPFARSFYRAMAVLVAASPCALAIATPSAVLSGVARAARAGVLVKGGAHLESLGLVRAIAFDKTGTLTEGKPRLTDVVAFDGASEDELLAVAAAVERQSDHPLASAIVDGVGARRPGLATMEAASVEAVIGYGVRATVGGAEVTIGKPGLFTRDGTLPQSVTDAVSKLQGDGRTVMVVRSGARFLGVLGVMDTPRESARAVVAELHALGIEQTIMLTGDNQRVADAVAKHVGIRVARGDLLPEEKVTAIADLASSKSRVAMVGDGVNDAPAMAKATVGIAMGAGGSDVALETADIALMADDLRALPFAVGLSRAARSIILQNLWVSLGMVAFLIPATIFGFAGMGVAVALHEGSTLLVVANALRLLAYQDRRRA
- a CDS encoding VOC family protein — protein: MHWPLQEPDRKHEDLTDDERLQHFRVARDQIRARLQVLAALRDVPEGPDPQEFHASIRVLDLPAAARFYTWLLGVAPKEWTHRYVTFVSEALRTNFVILVDDGKELHQDTLYHLGVDVGTRAAVIDAHRRAEVAGWPIHKPARTTWRGTPLHELWLKDPGGNLVEIYARLTDAELAEMPADKEPAFLVGGA